AATATTTAATTGCTAAATATGAAACGGTGAAAAAATACCAAAGTGATGATGTCAAAGAACATTCGAAAGACCAGGAAAAGTTAAAAAAAGAAATGCTTAAGGAACAGGAAGAAGTAAAAAAAGAAGCACTTAAAGAAAAAAAAGAAAAAGAGAAAGAATTACGAAAAGCACAACAAGAACTACATAAGAAATTGAAAGAAAAAGAAAAGGAATTACGCAAAGAAGAAAAAAATAAGTACAAAAACAAACAAGAAGATAATGACGAAGATTAATCATGTTTCAATATAACCTCTTTTCATTCTCCAATCAGCCAGGTACAATTATAGGCTAAAGGAAAAAAATGAGAACGGGAGGATATGTATGCTTTTGTCCATTATTCAAGGAATTCTCAAAACAAAACAAACTTCAAAACAAACTTCAAAACAAAAACAAATAACGACAGAACTTGCTCAAAAGGCAAAAGCTGGTAATCAGGAGGTTTTAAATGACCTCCTTTTTTCCTATACCCCATTTATGAAAAAAACTGCTTCCTTTGTTTGTAAGCGACCCATTGATGAACAGGATGAGGAGTTTAGTGTGGCCATGAATGGATTTCACGAAGCTATAATGAGTTTTAATCCCGAAGAAAATGCCAGCTTGCAAACCTATGCCCATCTAATAATAAAGAGGCGCATCATTGACTATATTCGAAAAGAATCCGCAAGAAATGAGAAAATTTCATACATACATACGTCGAGAGAAGATGCTTCAACTGAACATCAACTTTTAGACGAGAAAGCAATTCATACTTATTCCATAGAACAACAGTCAATAGCTAGAAAAGAGGAGTTAATCCACTACACCCAATTGCTGGGCAAATTTGGATTATCTTTTGAAGAGTTAACACAAGTAGCACCGAAACATGCGGATGCAAGAAGAACGGCATTTCAAACTGCGCAAATCATTGCAGAAACAGAAGAATTCTATGACTTTTTAATTAGACACAAACGTTTACCACTAAAAGATATCGAAGCAATAGTCGAAGTATCTCGCAAAACACTTGAACGGCAAAGAAAATATTTAATTGCAGTTGTTTTATTATTAAAAAGTGATTTCGTTTATATAAAAGAATATGTCAAAGGAGAAATCGTATGATGCGCGTATATAAAGGCATTGTTTGCGAAAAGAAAAATAAATATAGCGTTTTCATTACGAAAGAGGGCGAATTTCTCCGAGGAATTCCTTTAGAAGCGAATCCTGAAATAGGAGAAGAAGCGCACTTTCACTTATTTGAGGCGACCACTCAAGGTAGAAAGTGGTTGAAGCCGTCCATATTAGGACCAGTTTTTGTAGCAGCAATGCTTTTCATATTTATCATCGTTTCATTCATTCCAAATCCAGATATAGCATTAGCCTATGTTCAAGTGGATGGAAAAAACGCGATAGAATTAGGTGTAAATAAAAAC
The nucleotide sequence above comes from Psychrobacillus glaciei. Encoded proteins:
- the sigI gene encoding RNA polymerase sigma-I factor yields the protein MLLSIIQGILKTKQTSKQTSKQKQITTELAQKAKAGNQEVLNDLLFSYTPFMKKTASFVCKRPIDEQDEEFSVAMNGFHEAIMSFNPEENASLQTYAHLIIKRRIIDYIRKESARNEKISYIHTSREDASTEHQLLDEKAIHTYSIEQQSIARKEELIHYTQLLGKFGLSFEELTQVAPKHADARRTAFQTAQIIAETEEFYDFLIRHKRLPLKDIEAIVEVSRKTLERQRKYLIAVVLLLKSDFVYIKEYVKGEIV